From a region of the Rhodococcus sp. 4CII genome:
- a CDS encoding WhiB family transcriptional regulator: protein MPNDTTAPSARESRDWWRRAACRGAETSMFFSPEGERGSARVRREAQARRICQACPVVEPCRRHALTSGEPYGVWGGTTESDRRKNSRRRDWPLRAGEPSRP, encoded by the coding sequence GTGCCGAACGACACCACTGCACCATCCGCCCGAGAATCCCGTGACTGGTGGCGTCGCGCCGCGTGCCGCGGAGCCGAGACGTCGATGTTCTTCTCGCCCGAGGGCGAACGCGGTTCTGCCCGCGTCCGGCGCGAGGCGCAGGCCCGGCGCATCTGCCAGGCCTGCCCCGTCGTCGAACCGTGCCGCCGGCACGCCCTGACCTCGGGTGAGCCGTATGGCGTGTGGGGCGGCACGACCGAATCCGACCGCAGGAAGAACTCCCGCCGCCGAGACTGGCCGCTTCGGGCCGGCGAGCCGTCTCGACCGTGA
- a CDS encoding VOC family protein: MAREIQVTFDCGDPAALASFWGEVLGYRIQAPPPGFDTWDAALAAMGIPPERRNDASALIDPDGSGPRVFFQRVPEGKTAKNRVHLDVRAAPGSVGDERMAALEEECTRLVDLGATRVARFEPAPPLQGGHIVLTDPEGNEFCLD, from the coding sequence ATGGCTCGCGAAATCCAGGTGACCTTCGATTGCGGCGACCCGGCGGCGTTGGCGAGCTTCTGGGGCGAGGTCCTCGGCTACCGGATCCAGGCGCCGCCACCCGGGTTCGACACCTGGGACGCCGCGCTCGCGGCGATGGGAATTCCGCCAGAGCGTCGCAACGACGCGTCGGCGCTGATCGACCCCGACGGATCCGGACCGCGGGTCTTCTTCCAGCGTGTGCCGGAGGGCAAGACCGCGAAGAATCGGGTCCACCTCGACGTGCGCGCGGCTCCGGGATCGGTAGGCGACGAACGGATGGCGGCGCTGGAAGAGGAGTGCACCCGACTGGTCGACCTCGGCGCGACCCGGGTTGCGCGGTTCGAGCCCGCGCCGCCGCTGCAGGGCGGCCACATCGTGCTGACCGACCCCGAGGGCAACGAATTCTGCCTCGATTGA
- a CDS encoding GntR family transcriptional regulator — translation MPKRADTSLLTDQVYAMIHESIMNGDLPAGSRLRIRDIAAQVGTSVMPVREAIRRLEEAGLAERSPHKGAVVKGLTLAELLHVYDVRRLLEVEAARLGAAKISPGDTARMQDEFDLMRAAIAERRVVACLDHDEALLSILYEASENPVLVNTIRMLWEQCRAYKIVGAAGTMDTPEDDSLWTFQQRLVDAARDHDADAAATVNNESLLDATARIRVQLAAQQDAG, via the coding sequence ATACCCAAGCGCGCCGACACCTCGCTGCTGACCGATCAGGTCTACGCGATGATCCACGAGTCGATCATGAACGGCGATCTGCCTGCGGGTTCACGCTTGCGTATCCGCGACATCGCCGCACAGGTCGGAACCAGCGTCATGCCGGTGCGCGAGGCCATCCGCCGACTCGAAGAAGCCGGATTGGCCGAACGGTCCCCGCACAAGGGAGCGGTGGTCAAGGGCCTGACCCTCGCCGAGTTGTTACATGTCTACGACGTGCGCCGGCTGCTCGAAGTGGAAGCTGCCCGGCTGGGCGCCGCCAAGATCAGCCCCGGTGACACTGCACGCATGCAGGACGAGTTCGATCTGATGCGGGCCGCCATCGCCGAGCGCCGTGTCGTGGCCTGCCTCGACCACGACGAGGCGCTGCTGAGCATTCTGTACGAGGCGTCCGAGAACCCCGTACTCGTCAACACGATCCGCATGCTGTGGGAGCAGTGCCGGGCGTACAAGATCGTCGGCGCCGCGGGCACGATGGATACCCCCGAGGACGATTCGTTGTGGACGTTCCAGCAGCGTCTCGTCGATGCCGCGCGTGATCACGACGCCGACGCCGCGGCCACCGTCAACAACGAATCGCTCCTCGACGCCACCGCGCGGATCAGAGTGCAACTCGCGGCGCAGCAGGATGCCGGCTAG
- a CDS encoding alcohol dehydrogenase catalytic domain-containing protein: protein MPTHQAVHVQGPGEPLTLVDVETVSPPRDHVRIAVAACGVCGTDHGFVNGGFPDMSWPLTPGHEIAGTIAEVGDGVDHFSVGDRVAVGWFGGHCNRCIPCRKGFFINCEKLQVPSWQYPGGYAESVTAPANALARIPDELSFAEAAPMSCAGVTTYDALRKTNAVPGDRVAILGVGGLGHLGVQFARAMGFETVAIARGAHKGDDARELGAHHYIDSTAGDVSEALQALGGVSVVLATAANSKAMGDTVGGLLPHGELTVVGVTPDPLPISPLQLITPGLSVTGHPSGTARDVEETMQFAVLSGVRARIEERPLAQAAEAYAAMDGGKARYRMVLTM from the coding sequence ATGCCTACCCATCAGGCTGTTCACGTCCAGGGCCCCGGCGAGCCGCTGACGCTGGTCGACGTCGAAACCGTGTCGCCGCCCCGCGACCACGTGCGTATCGCCGTCGCCGCGTGCGGGGTGTGCGGCACCGACCACGGGTTCGTCAACGGCGGATTCCCCGACATGTCGTGGCCGCTGACCCCGGGACACGAAATTGCCGGAACCATCGCCGAGGTCGGTGACGGCGTCGACCACTTCTCCGTCGGCGACCGCGTGGCCGTGGGTTGGTTCGGTGGTCACTGCAACAGGTGCATCCCCTGCCGGAAAGGATTCTTCATCAATTGCGAAAAGTTGCAGGTTCCGAGCTGGCAGTATCCCGGCGGATACGCGGAGTCGGTGACAGCGCCGGCCAATGCGCTCGCCCGCATTCCCGACGAGCTGTCCTTCGCCGAAGCCGCCCCCATGAGCTGTGCCGGCGTGACCACATACGACGCGCTCCGGAAGACCAACGCGGTCCCGGGTGACCGCGTCGCCATCCTCGGTGTCGGCGGACTCGGCCATCTCGGTGTGCAGTTCGCCCGGGCGATGGGTTTCGAGACGGTCGCCATCGCACGCGGCGCGCACAAGGGTGACGACGCCCGCGAACTCGGTGCCCACCACTACATCGACTCCACCGCCGGTGACGTCAGCGAGGCGTTGCAGGCTCTCGGTGGCGTGTCGGTGGTGCTGGCGACCGCTGCGAACTCGAAAGCCATGGGTGACACGGTCGGCGGGTTGCTTCCGCACGGAGAACTCACCGTCGTCGGGGTCACCCCCGACCCCCTGCCGATCAGTCCCCTGCAGCTGATCACTCCCGGCCTCAGCGTGACCGGTCACCCGTCCGGCACCGCTCGCGACGTCGAGGAGACGATGCAATTCGCGGTCCTGTCCGGGGTGCGCGCGCGAATCGAGGAGCGGCCCCTGGCCCAGGCCGCGGAGGCCTACGCTGCGATGGACGGAGGAAAAGCCCGTTATCGCATGGTCCTCACCATGTGA
- a CDS encoding MFS transporter — translation MSAESATSGSERAAGGQRVLALLLSMAMFVLVVDTSLMNVSISSVVRDLDTTVSGVQAAIALEALVSAAFILIGSKVGDLIGRKRAYVLGLLGYAVGASAMALAQSLTAIIVFWAVLGGIGASLLLPAMQSLIHGNFEGDAQKKVYALVGAAAAIAAAVGPLVGGFITTYLSWRIAFVLEVVIIVVVLSGIRLVRDVPYTGPRGVDVVGASLSVLGMGGIVLGILVWQEGGEAVAALLVIGALALTGLAYWLVRRKRRGQPTLLDPDLFASKVFRLGITQQMLQQIALGGTMIALPIYLQMVLEYNAMQAGLSLAPLSLSMFAVALLAGKKAGDRRPSSIVRWGFVLLTVGVLALVPIVPRAEFGWALVVPLIVAGSGLGLLVSQLNNYTLAPISDERVSEAAGTNSAAGSFGLSFGLAFAGAIMLATLSLTFTAMAQSSTVLPPADQQHVAQVLENDAEVMSNTQLEGLLADQPPAIQDEIIRINTDARPLALQVALLVPILAGFLGLLNSFRMMRIPDEADVDRGQ, via the coding sequence ATGAGTGCGGAATCGGCTACGAGTGGTTCCGAGCGGGCGGCGGGCGGGCAACGCGTGCTCGCGCTCCTCCTGTCGATGGCCATGTTCGTCCTGGTGGTCGACACCTCTCTGATGAATGTGTCGATCTCGTCGGTGGTTCGAGATCTCGACACGACCGTCAGCGGTGTCCAGGCGGCCATCGCCCTCGAGGCGCTGGTGTCGGCGGCGTTCATCCTGATCGGCAGTAAGGTCGGCGACCTCATCGGACGCAAACGCGCGTACGTGCTGGGTCTGCTCGGCTACGCCGTGGGTGCGTCGGCGATGGCGCTCGCGCAGAGCCTGACGGCGATCATCGTGTTCTGGGCGGTGCTCGGCGGAATCGGCGCATCACTTCTCCTGCCCGCGATGCAGTCGCTCATCCACGGCAACTTCGAAGGCGACGCCCAGAAGAAGGTCTACGCCCTCGTCGGCGCGGCGGCCGCGATCGCCGCGGCCGTCGGACCGCTGGTCGGAGGGTTCATCACCACCTACCTCTCCTGGCGCATCGCGTTCGTGCTCGAGGTCGTCATCATCGTGGTCGTGTTGTCCGGCATCAGACTCGTCCGGGATGTGCCGTACACCGGACCGCGGGGTGTCGATGTGGTCGGTGCGTCGCTCTCGGTGCTGGGCATGGGCGGCATCGTGCTGGGAATCCTGGTGTGGCAGGAGGGTGGCGAAGCCGTGGCCGCGCTGCTGGTGATCGGCGCCCTGGCACTGACCGGGCTGGCGTACTGGCTCGTGCGGCGCAAGCGGCGCGGCCAACCGACCCTCCTGGATCCGGACCTGTTCGCGTCCAAGGTTTTCCGGCTGGGGATCACCCAGCAGATGCTCCAGCAGATCGCCTTGGGCGGCACCATGATTGCGCTGCCGATCTACCTCCAGATGGTGCTCGAGTACAACGCGATGCAGGCGGGCCTGTCTCTCGCGCCCCTCTCTCTCAGCATGTTCGCGGTGGCGTTGCTCGCGGGGAAGAAGGCGGGCGATCGGCGCCCCAGCAGCATTGTCCGGTGGGGTTTCGTCCTGCTCACGGTCGGGGTTCTGGCGCTGGTCCCGATCGTGCCGCGCGCGGAGTTCGGCTGGGCGCTGGTGGTTCCGCTGATCGTCGCGGGGTCGGGGCTGGGATTGCTGGTGTCGCAACTCAACAACTACACGCTCGCCCCGATCTCGGACGAGCGGGTGAGCGAGGCTGCCGGCACCAATTCGGCGGCGGGCTCGTTCGGGCTGTCGTTCGGTCTGGCGTTCGCCGGGGCCATCATGCTCGCCACTCTGTCCCTCACGTTCACCGCGATGGCGCAATCGAGCACGGTCCTCCCGCCGGCAGACCAACAGCACGTGGCTCAGGTGCTCGAGAACGACGCGGAAGTCATGAGCAACACCCAACTCGAAGGTCTGCTGGCCGACCAGCCTCCGGCAATTCAGGACGAGATCATCCGCATCAACACCGACGCGCGACCCCTCGCCCTGCAGGTGGCGTTGCTCGTTCCGATCCTGGCCGGTTTCCTCGGGCTCCTCAACTCGTTCCGCATGATGCGCATCCCGGACGAGGCGGATGTGGATCGAGGACAGTAG
- a CDS encoding class I SAM-dependent methyltransferase, translating into MSERSGTPADDPFRGRQPTSHERRSGRPWEASYEDGPAPWDIGQPQPAIVQLASAGAFAGAVLDAGCGTGDNALQVASLGLRVLGVDVAETAVAMARDKAGARGIDAEFVVADAFELGRLGRTFETVLDCGLFHTLEGDERRDYVASLASVTERGATLYLLCFSDIDPENSGPHPVGRDELDAAFDRGSGWTVAAVEPSRIETTFAADGVPAWLATITRI; encoded by the coding sequence ATGTCCGAGCGGTCAGGCACCCCCGCTGACGATCCGTTCCGCGGCCGGCAGCCCACCAGTCACGAGCGGCGGTCCGGCAGGCCCTGGGAAGCGTCGTACGAGGACGGCCCCGCGCCTTGGGACATCGGGCAACCGCAGCCGGCGATCGTGCAACTGGCCTCGGCCGGTGCGTTCGCCGGTGCGGTTCTCGATGCGGGCTGCGGGACCGGCGACAACGCTCTTCAGGTGGCGTCGCTGGGGTTGCGGGTTCTGGGTGTCGACGTCGCCGAGACGGCGGTCGCGATGGCACGGGACAAGGCCGGGGCGCGCGGTATCGATGCCGAATTCGTGGTGGCCGATGCGTTCGAACTGGGCCGGTTGGGTCGCACGTTCGAGACGGTCCTGGACTGCGGTCTGTTCCACACGCTCGAGGGCGACGAGCGACGCGACTACGTGGCGAGCCTGGCGTCCGTTACCGAGCGCGGCGCGACCCTGTACTTGTTGTGCTTCAGCGACATCGACCCGGAGAACAGCGGCCCGCACCCCGTCGGCCGGGACGAGTTGGATGCCGCGTTCGACCGGGGCAGCGGGTGGACCGTCGCGGCCGTCGAGCCGAGCCGGATCGAGACGACGTTCGCCGCGGACGGCGTCCCGGCGTGGTTGGCGACGATCACCCGGATCTAG